From a single Ovis aries strain OAR_USU_Benz2616 breed Rambouillet chromosome 23, ARS-UI_Ramb_v3.0, whole genome shotgun sequence genomic region:
- the CLUL1 gene encoding clusterin-like protein 1 has translation MKLPLLLFIVYLLRLKDCLCAPTGKDRISTHEDPKGFSKAGEIEVDEEVKKALIGMKQMKILMERREEEHSKLMRTLKKCREEKQEALKLMNEVQEHLEEEERLCQVSLMDSWDECKSCLESDCMRFYTTCQSSWSSMKTMIERVFWKIYQFLFPFHEDEEKELPVGEKLTEEDVQLMQIENVFSQLTVDVGFLYNMSFHVFKQMQQEFDLAFQSYFMSDTDSVEPYFFPAFSKEPAKKAHPMQSWDIPSFFQLFCNFSLSVYQSVSATVTEMLKAIEDLPKQDKDSAHGGPSSTTWPVRGRGLCGEPGQNSSECFQFHARCQKCQDYLWADCPAVPELHTKADEALELVNISNQQYAQVLQMTQHHLEDTTYLMEKMREQFGWVTELASQTPGSENIFSFIKVVPGDHEGNFSKQDEKMIDISILPSSNFTLTIPLEESAENSDFISYMLAKAVQHFKEHFKSW, from the exons ATGAAGCTGCCACTCTTGCTGTTTATCGTGTATCTGCTGCGGCTGAAAGACTGTCTCTGTGCGCCTACTGGGAAGGACCGAATTTCTACCCATGAAGACCCGAAGG GTTTTTCCAAGGCTGGGGAGATAGAAGTAGATGAAGAGGTGAAGAAGGCTTTGATTGGCATGAAGCAGATGAAAATCCtgatggaaagaagagaggaggaaCATAGCAAACTAATGAGAACCCTGAAGAAATGCAGAGAAGAAAAGCAG GAGGCCCTGAAGCTTATGAATGAAGTTCAAGAACAtctagaagaggaagaaaggctatgccagGTGTCTTTGATGGATTCCTGGGACGAATGcaaatcttgcctggaaagtgaCTGCATGAGGTTTTATACAACCTGCCAAAGCAGTTGGTCCTCTATGAAAACCATG ATTGAACGGGTTTTCTGGAAGATATATcagtttctgtttcctttccatgaagatgaagaaaaagagcTCCCTGTTGGTGAGAAGCTCACTGAGGAAGATGTACAGCTGATGCAGATAGAGAATGTGTTCAGCCAGCTGACCGTGGATGTGGGATTTCTATATAATATGAGCTTTCACGTCTTCAAACAGATGCAACAAGAATTTGACCTGGCTTTTCAGTCATACTTTATGTCAGACACAGACTCCGTGGAGCCTTACTTTTTTCCAGCTTTTTCCAAAGAGCCAGCAAAAAAAGCACATCCTATGCAGAGTTGGGACATTCCCAGCTTCTTCCAGCTGTTTTGTAATTTCAGCCTCTCTGTTTATCAAAGTGTCAGCGCAACAGTTACAGAGATGCTGAAGGCCATTGAGGACTTACCCAAACAAGACAAAG ATTCTGCCCACGGTGGACCGAGTTCCACGACGTGGCCTGTGCGGGGCAGAGGGCTGTGTGGAGAACCTGGCCAGAACTCTTCGGAATGTTTCCAATTTCATGCAAGATGCCAGAAATGTCAGGATTACCTATGGGCAG ACTGTCCTGCTGTTCCCGAACTACACACAAAGGCGGATGAGGCCCTTGAGTTGGTCAACATATCCAATCAGCAGTATGCCCAGGTACTCCAGATGACCCAGCATCACTTGGAGGACACCACGTATCTGATGGAAAAAATGAGAGAGCAGTTTGGTTGGGTAACAGAGCTGGCCAGCCAGACCCCAGGAAGCGAGAACATCTTCAGTTTCATAAAG GTAGTTCCAGGTGATCACGAAGGAAATTTCtccaaacaagatgaaaagatgatAGACATAAGCATTCTGCCTTCCTCTAATTTCACACTCACCATTCCTCTTGAAGAAAGTGCTGAGAATTCTGACTTCATTAGCTACATGCTGGCCAAAGCTGTACAGCATTTTAAGGAACATTTTAAATCTTGGTAA